The proteins below come from a single Bacteroidota bacterium genomic window:
- a CDS encoding 1-acyl-sn-glycerol-3-phosphate acyltransferase, whose protein sequence is MRTFRALLNLLILPGYVIPVLIWFYLMIHSRRSYRFEIALKRHCRILFRLLGVRVIVKGNLQPLYRQKVIIMPNHISYLDLPLLFGFLKVPMCGLEDHRHFRYPLYGKIIRRIGNLPVDRRNPVQSFKSAEQLRIHSESKQVVIYPEAGRSRDGHLMELKRMPFQVAKEFGRPILPVFVYGMADVNTKQSPLIYPGEIVIFIRPVVPREVVMRSNLDDLRSQVAAELSFAPFTKKPTRS, encoded by the coding sequence ATGAGAACCTTCAGAGCGCTCCTCAATCTTCTGATACTACCCGGTTATGTGATTCCCGTGCTGATCTGGTTTTACCTCATGATTCACAGCAGGCGATCGTACCGGTTCGAAATTGCATTAAAGCGACATTGCCGGATTCTCTTTCGCCTGCTGGGTGTGCGGGTCATTGTGAAAGGGAATCTGCAGCCGCTTTACCGGCAAAAGGTTATTATCATGCCGAACCACATCAGCTATCTGGATCTTCCGCTGCTTTTCGGATTTCTGAAGGTACCGATGTGTGGACTCGAAGATCACCGGCATTTCCGGTATCCTCTGTATGGAAAAATCATCCGGCGCATCGGAAACTTACCAGTCGACCGGCGCAATCCGGTTCAGAGTTTCAAATCGGCCGAACAATTGCGGATCCATTCGGAAAGTAAACAGGTTGTCATCTATCCGGAGGCAGGACGGTCCCGGGATGGTCATCTGATGGAATTGAAACGCATGCCATTTCAGGTGGCAAAGGAATTTGGAAGGCCCATTCTGCCGGTTTTTGTTTACGGAATGGCTGATGTGAATACGAAACAATCCCCGCTGATTTATCCCGGCGAAATTGTGATTTTTATCAGACCCGTGGTACCGCGTGAGGTGGTGATGAGATCGAACCTGGATGACCTCAGGTCTCAGGTAGCCGCCGAATTGTCCTTCGCGCCTTTTACCAAAAAGCCCACCCGGTCCTGA
- a CDS encoding aldo/keto reductase has translation MKQLPVTTYGYQCGPIVYGCMGLGGEWNDSPLTNDDVNKARVATEAAINAGITLFDHADIYTRGKAELVFGRLLKENLGLRSTIYIQSKCGIHLSDDPWKPHRYDFSYHHLISSVEKSLTRLQTDYLDFLLLHRPDPLMEPDEVARAFSQLHRQGKVRHFGVSNFTWQQLDWLQTVVEQPLMINQVELSLVHHHWLDLGVTANHRSAQGSSAFHGTMEYCQRNKIQLQSYGPLSKGLLTNENASPENESYRKVIGMIGELSRKYTVSREAIVLAWLLRLPAGIQAVIGTTNPDRIRACAQATLLELSREEWYALYTAVRGGRLP, from the coding sequence ATGAAACAACTTCCTGTGACCACGTATGGTTACCAATGCGGTCCCATCGTTTACGGATGCATGGGATTGGGCGGTGAGTGGAACGATTCCCCTCTAACCAACGACGATGTGAACAAGGCCCGGGTCGCCACAGAAGCGGCCATTAACGCGGGTATCACGCTGTTTGATCATGCCGATATTTACACCCGTGGAAAAGCTGAGCTGGTGTTTGGCCGGCTGCTGAAGGAAAACCTGGGTCTTCGATCCACCATTTACATCCAGTCGAAATGCGGCATTCACCTGAGTGATGATCCCTGGAAGCCCCACCGGTATGATTTTTCCTACCACCACCTGATCTCATCGGTGGAAAAGAGCCTGACCCGACTGCAAACCGACTATCTGGATTTTCTGCTGCTGCACCGCCCCGATCCGCTGATGGAACCGGATGAAGTGGCCAGAGCCTTCTCGCAACTGCACCGGCAGGGGAAAGTCCGTCATTTCGGAGTCAGCAATTTTACCTGGCAGCAGCTGGATTGGTTGCAGACGGTTGTCGAGCAGCCTCTCATGATCAATCAGGTCGAGCTCAGTCTGGTTCATCATCACTGGCTCGATCTGGGAGTTACCGCCAATCACCGGTCTGCGCAGGGTTCCTCGGCCTTTCATGGTACCATGGAGTATTGTCAGCGAAATAAAATCCAGCTTCAATCCTACGGACCGTTGTCAAAAGGCCTCCTGACCAATGAGAACGCAAGCCCTGAAAATGAATCCTACCGGAAGGTCATCGGCATGATTGGTGAACTGAGCAGGAAATACACGGTCAGCAGGGAAGCCATTGTGCTGGCCTGGCTGCTTCGGCTTCCGGCAGGCATTCAGGCCGTGATCGGAACCACCAATCCGGATCGAATCAGGGCGTGCGCACAGGCCACGCTTCTCGAGTTGTCACGGGAAGAATGGTATGCCCTTTATACGGCGGTAAGGGGAGGGCGTCTGCCTTAA
- a CDS encoding molybdenum cofactor guanylyltransferase, protein MIAAVLAGGKSTRFGRNKLAEPINGTPLLERVFGQIRPYATQVWMIGQQDGLEPGPDRILYDTPGYPGPLGGVVSVLKEFPSEPVLFLAGDLPCLSDEGLKWFLHSADPLRLTIPVTQEGNRQVLHSLCPVTQAKKLHLMLERGDIRSLDYFFGLIDPLLLPVPQSHSRHFLNLNTPEDLIRDI, encoded by the coding sequence GTGATTGCGGCCGTTTTAGCAGGAGGAAAATCGACCCGCTTCGGCAGAAACAAACTTGCCGAGCCCATTAATGGAACTCCCCTTCTTGAACGGGTATTCGGGCAGATCAGACCTTACGCCACGCAGGTATGGATGATTGGTCAGCAGGATGGACTGGAACCTGGGCCGGACCGGATTCTTTACGATACGCCTGGTTACCCGGGTCCGTTAGGAGGAGTGGTGTCGGTGTTGAAAGAATTCCCATCAGAGCCGGTATTATTTCTTGCTGGTGATTTGCCCTGCCTGTCTGATGAGGGGCTGAAATGGTTCTTGCACTCAGCTGATCCTCTCCGGCTTACCATTCCGGTCACTCAGGAGGGTAACCGGCAGGTCCTTCACAGTCTGTGCCCGGTCACTCAGGCAAAAAAACTCCATTTGATGCTCGAAAGAGGTGATATCCGGTCCCTGGATTATTTTTTCGGTCTGATTGATCCCTTGCTGCTTCCGGTTCCACAGAGCCATTCACGGCATTTTTTAAATCTGAATACACCCGAGGATCTGATCCGTGATATTTAA
- a CDS encoding glycosyltransferase family 2 protein, with protein MAQWPMVSVGIPLYRSARFFDNICRNIDAMDYPNLEILISDRHGLDDTIERLEARYAGDTRFRFLKSSDQKGWIDNYNLLLQSAKGTYFRWIPHDDHFPVCNLKEMVSILETDPEAIAVFGPSRGRELDGQVLAGETVDYAGFTEQKTWSLDVFVFFQHWHLALGALKALFRTAPVHAAGHYFRPTWKKMYTERVWLSGLALMGRFRWLDSFVYIKNKWDGSTTSSWSVNYLNLISIYLRQIQVVWSVLGIGKWSLTATVYLLALMLRSLVLAAVPVPFRKKIRPFPGKIWKNRFVRFLSGWKIGSSRRLTGPVVHIYNRLPGVLSGTVWIPEKNHPSISLVRGDQVLSVCTASSWTRFSVMDGTHPGGLAGFALTIPESGDTQPPLEIRIDNLYSLPIPQATGFFTPRPILPS; from the coding sequence ATGGCTCAATGGCCGATGGTTTCGGTTGGAATTCCCCTGTACCGGTCGGCCCGGTTTTTCGACAATATCTGCCGGAATATCGATGCCATGGACTATCCGAATCTTGAAATTCTCATATCGGACCGTCATGGATTGGATGATACCATTGAACGGCTTGAAGCCCGCTATGCCGGCGATACACGATTCCGGTTTCTGAAATCATCTGATCAGAAGGGATGGATTGATAATTATAACCTGCTGCTGCAGTCTGCAAAAGGCACCTACTTCCGTTGGATTCCTCATGATGATCACTTTCCAGTCTGCAACCTGAAGGAAATGGTTTCAATCCTGGAAACCGATCCGGAAGCAATTGCCGTTTTCGGTCCATCACGGGGTCGGGAACTGGATGGGCAGGTGCTTGCAGGTGAAACGGTGGATTATGCCGGTTTCACTGAGCAGAAAACCTGGTCGCTGGATGTATTTGTTTTCTTCCAGCACTGGCACCTGGCGCTGGGGGCTCTGAAGGCCTTGTTCAGAACAGCCCCGGTTCATGCCGCCGGGCACTATTTCAGGCCGACATGGAAAAAAATGTACACAGAAAGAGTGTGGCTCTCCGGACTGGCTCTCATGGGACGTTTCCGGTGGCTCGATTCTTTTGTATATATCAAAAACAAATGGGATGGAAGTACAACCTCCTCCTGGTCGGTCAACTACCTGAACCTCATATCCATTTATCTGCGCCAGATTCAGGTGGTTTGGTCTGTTTTGGGAATCGGTAAGTGGTCCTTAACCGCAACGGTTTACCTGCTGGCCCTGATGCTCAGAAGTCTGGTGCTGGCAGCGGTTCCGGTACCCTTCAGGAAAAAAATCCGTCCTTTCCCCGGAAAAATCTGGAAAAACCGGTTCGTCCGGTTCCTGTCTGGCTGGAAAATCGGAAGCTCACGCCGTCTGACAGGACCGGTTGTTCATATTTACAACCGGCTTCCGGGTGTTTTATCGGGCACCGTGTGGATTCCTGAGAAAAACCATCCCTCAATCAGTCTGGTGAGGGGTGATCAGGTTTTATCGGTTTGTACGGCTTCCTCCTGGACCAGATTTTCGGTGATGGATGGAACGCATCCGGGGGGATTGGCCGGATTTGCTCTCACGATCCCTGAATCGGGCGATACACAACCACCTTTGGAAATACGGATTGATAACCTGTACTCGCTTCCGATTCCGCAGGCAACGGGTTTTTTTACTCCCCGTCCGATCCTCCCTTCCTGA
- a CDS encoding FKBP-type peptidyl-prolyl cis-trans isomerase encodes MKSHFFPFLLLTLIPLTACGQNSGPVSMKDQRDSISYSIGQDMGKNFRVNEFDLNPELVSRGFQDGFAGLEGHLTEEQTAGLIRAFQMIMQQKQMEAMAKRDEKQAEENEKFLNSMAKKPGIQVTPSGLMYKMVKEGTGRKPGSDSKVRVHYRGTLTNGQEFDSSYKRGEPIEFSLDGVIAGWTEGILLMKEGGKIELIVPPNLGYGNQGNGPIPPGSILLFEVELLGIVP; translated from the coding sequence ATGAAAAGTCATTTCTTTCCCTTCCTGCTACTGACGCTGATTCCGTTGACCGCCTGCGGACAGAATTCCGGCCCGGTATCCATGAAGGATCAGCGCGACAGCATCAGTTATTCCATTGGTCAGGATATGGGAAAAAATTTCAGGGTTAACGAATTTGACCTGAATCCGGAGCTGGTTTCCCGTGGTTTCCAGGATGGTTTTGCAGGTCTGGAAGGGCATCTGACCGAAGAACAAACCGCAGGTCTGATCAGAGCATTTCAGATGATCATGCAGCAGAAACAAATGGAAGCCATGGCAAAACGCGACGAGAAACAGGCAGAGGAAAACGAAAAATTCCTCAACTCCATGGCAAAAAAACCCGGTATTCAGGTGACACCCAGCGGTCTGATGTATAAGATGGTGAAGGAAGGAACGGGGAGGAAGCCGGGATCCGATTCAAAAGTGCGGGTTCATTACCGTGGTACCCTCACCAATGGGCAGGAGTTTGACAGTTCTTATAAACGGGGCGAACCCATCGAATTTTCTTTGGATGGAGTGATTGCCGGCTGGACCGAAGGGATACTGCTTATGAAAGAAGGCGGAAAAATTGAGCTGATTGTCCCTCCAAATCTGGGATATGGCAATCAGGGCAACGGACCAATTCCTCCTGGTTCCATTCTGCTGTTTGAAGTGGAATTGCTCGGAATCGTTCCCTGA
- a CDS encoding amidohydrolase family protein gives MKSGTWVCIFLMAASGVLAQTRVFTGATIHPVKAPVIQNGVLITEGETIAAMGAAGTLQIPEGAEIIDCKGKVIIPGLVDTHSHLGQGDGGDGTSALNPDVRILDSVDPQSDTFMRARAGGITTVNVMPGSGHLMSGQTVYLKMRFGKTAEDLLIHTDDTRTVYGGMKMANGTNSMRTSGPFPGTRSKSAAMMRDLFVRAQDYKKKLDQAGSDASKRPARDLQMESMLEILNGKRIVHFHTHRHDDIMTAIRLSKEFQFKVVLHHVSEGWMVAGEIARAGIPSSIIVIDSPGGKLEAANLSPRTGAILDSAGARVAFHTDDPITDSRLFLRSAAMAVRFGMNREKALEGLTIAGAEMLGLEKKVGSLAPGKSADLVILSGDPFSVYTTVEQTWVEGKKVFDRQNPADKAYATGGYQIYRDLLYDHHDLGGGHQ, from the coding sequence ATGAAGTCAGGTACGTGGGTCTGTATTTTCCTCATGGCTGCTTCGGGCGTTCTGGCTCAGACCAGAGTGTTTACCGGCGCAACCATCCATCCGGTGAAAGCACCGGTCATACAGAATGGAGTGTTGATTACCGAGGGTGAAACCATTGCGGCCATGGGTGCTGCCGGGACTCTTCAGATTCCTGAGGGAGCCGAAATCATTGATTGCAAAGGCAAGGTCATCATCCCCGGTCTGGTCGATACCCATTCCCATCTCGGACAGGGAGATGGTGGTGACGGAACATCCGCACTGAATCCCGATGTAAGGATTCTCGATTCGGTTGATCCGCAAAGTGACACATTCATGCGGGCCAGGGCAGGAGGAATCACCACCGTTAACGTGATGCCGGGTTCAGGACACCTGATGAGTGGTCAGACGGTTTACCTGAAAATGCGGTTTGGGAAGACCGCAGAAGACTTGCTGATCCACACCGATGACACCCGTACGGTTTACGGCGGAATGAAAATGGCCAATGGAACAAATTCCATGCGGACATCCGGTCCTTTTCCCGGAACCCGTTCAAAAAGTGCAGCCATGATGCGCGACTTGTTTGTCCGTGCTCAGGATTATAAAAAGAAACTGGATCAGGCGGGTAGCGATGCCTCCAAACGTCCGGCCAGAGATTTGCAGATGGAATCCATGCTGGAAATCCTGAATGGAAAACGGATTGTGCATTTTCATACACACCGGCATGATGATATCATGACCGCCATCCGCCTATCTAAAGAATTCCAATTCAAAGTCGTCCTTCATCACGTCTCTGAGGGCTGGATGGTGGCCGGTGAAATTGCCAGGGCCGGTATTCCATCTTCCATTATTGTCATCGACTCGCCCGGCGGTAAACTGGAGGCAGCCAATTTAAGTCCGCGGACCGGGGCCATTCTTGATTCTGCAGGCGCCCGTGTGGCATTTCATACCGATGACCCGATTACCGATTCCAGACTCTTTCTCCGGTCTGCTGCCATGGCTGTCCGGTTCGGCATGAACAGGGAAAAGGCGCTGGAAGGATTAACCATTGCCGGGGCAGAGATGCTGGGACTTGAAAAGAAAGTCGGTTCCCTCGCACCCGGAAAATCAGCCGACCTGGTCATTCTTTCCGGTGACCCGTTCAGTGTTTACACAACGGTGGAACAAACGTGGGTCGAGGGAAAGAAAGTGTTTGACAGGCAGAATCCTGCAGACAAGGCTTATGCCACCGGCGGATATCAGATTTACCGCGATTTGCTGTATGATCATCATGATCTCGGCGGAGGTCATCAATGA
- a CDS encoding FAD-binding oxidoreductase: MKKALILGGGIQGLSSAFALLSEGFSVTIIDKAASLFNRASLRNEGKIHLGFVYANDPTGKTPVLMLRSALRFAPGLDLLTGSPFPWKSLVSNPFTYTVMTDTMVPADRLFACYDQLAQDYHRELSDPELNYLGFREPVFWEPISCPVGFAPDRGLAWAKTCELALDLVGFRTELLTRLNGNGDRVQIRLNEKVMEVHDSPAGFRVVTSAADGSLQTYESDLVVNCLWEDRIRIDQQVGLVPDYHWVNRLKYRLMIRLPDQLPVRDSFTYVLGAYGDLVTYPHSEWSYLSWYPVVMKGWSNDISTPSDWEAACNGLTPEEFRNQLISDVFEVYKHLVPGIENSQVGLVDAGIIFSRGSYKDITLPDSELHERYDIGVQKKDGYFSISTGKFTSAPYHALQLKKQLGSALAGSLV, encoded by the coding sequence TTGAAAAAAGCATTGATTCTGGGTGGTGGAATTCAGGGACTTTCCTCCGCCTTTGCCCTGCTATCAGAAGGATTTTCTGTAACCATTATCGATAAAGCTGCCAGTCTGTTCAACAGGGCCAGCCTTCGGAATGAGGGAAAAATTCACCTCGGCTTTGTCTATGCCAATGATCCGACCGGAAAAACACCGGTTCTCATGCTGCGATCTGCCTTAAGGTTTGCCCCGGGTCTTGATTTACTGACCGGATCCCCGTTTCCCTGGAAATCACTGGTCTCCAATCCGTTTACCTACACCGTGATGACCGATACCATGGTACCGGCCGACCGGTTGTTTGCATGTTATGATCAGCTGGCTCAGGATTATCACCGTGAACTTTCCGATCCTGAACTGAACTATCTGGGTTTCAGGGAACCGGTGTTCTGGGAACCGATTTCATGCCCGGTCGGATTTGCTCCCGACAGGGGACTGGCATGGGCGAAAACCTGTGAACTCGCACTGGATCTGGTTGGATTCCGGACGGAATTATTGACCAGGCTGAACGGGAATGGTGATCGCGTGCAGATCAGGCTGAACGAAAAGGTGATGGAAGTACATGATTCCCCTGCAGGCTTCCGGGTGGTTACGTCTGCTGCTGATGGATCCCTTCAAACCTATGAGTCTGATCTGGTTGTCAATTGTTTGTGGGAAGACCGTATCCGGATTGATCAACAGGTGGGTCTGGTTCCCGATTATCACTGGGTGAATCGCCTGAAATACCGGTTAATGATCAGGTTACCTGACCAATTGCCTGTTCGGGACTCGTTCACTTATGTGCTGGGTGCGTATGGGGACCTGGTTACCTATCCCCATTCTGAATGGTCTTACCTGTCCTGGTACCCGGTGGTGATGAAAGGCTGGAGCAATGATATTTCAACGCCTTCAGACTGGGAAGCAGCCTGCAATGGTCTGACGCCCGAGGAATTCAGAAATCAATTGATTTCCGACGTCTTCGAAGTGTATAAACATCTGGTACCTGGAATTGAAAACTCTCAGGTAGGGCTGGTTGATGCCGGAATTATTTTTTCACGCGGCTCCTACAAGGATATCACCCTTCCTGACAGTGAATTACATGAACGATATGACATCGGTGTTCAGAAAAAAGACGGATATTTCTCCATTTCCACCGGAAAATTCACCAGCGCACCGTATCACGCACTTCAGTTAAAAAAACAACTCGGGTCTGCTCTGGCCGGGAGTCTGGTCTGA
- a CDS encoding amidohydrolase family protein — MKQFFFLTGLILLPASLFSQVAIRGEMVYRVSKPPVSNGVVLVNNGKIEQVGPADSVSIPAGYKVISGKVVTPGFIDARTVVGLTGVLNQPHDQDQLDLTSAIQPELRAVDAYNPKDELVKWLQSFGVTTIHTGHAPGALISGQTFIVKTLGESADGDLIDQETMQAITVGKGPSRHFQSPGTRAKAIAMLRADLIKAREYREKKATKDPSKYPATDLRLESLSRLLSREDKALIYANSQADIQSAIRLAQEFNLDLVLDGAAEAWKMIPELRKAGCPVLLQPSMVRTMGDLKNSTFESARMLAEASVPFAFQSGYEEYVPKTRVVLFEAGLYAANGLGLERTLKALTLDAATILGIGHRTGSLDPGKDADVVVLTGDPFEYTTRVCTVLINGRIVSQTCY, encoded by the coding sequence ATGAAACAATTTTTCTTTTTAACCGGATTGATTTTATTACCTGCCAGTCTGTTTTCGCAGGTTGCCATCCGGGGTGAAATGGTTTACCGGGTCAGCAAACCCCCGGTTTCCAATGGCGTGGTTCTGGTGAATAACGGAAAAATTGAACAGGTCGGCCCGGCCGATTCGGTCTCAATTCCCGCCGGTTACAAGGTGATCAGTGGAAAAGTGGTTACTCCCGGATTTATTGATGCCCGGACGGTTGTCGGACTGACCGGTGTGCTGAACCAGCCCCATGATCAGGATCAGCTTGACCTGACTTCGGCCATTCAACCCGAATTGAGAGCCGTGGATGCCTACAATCCGAAAGATGAACTGGTAAAATGGCTGCAGAGCTTTGGCGTAACCACCATTCACACCGGCCATGCCCCCGGCGCCCTGATTTCAGGACAAACCTTCATTGTGAAGACCCTGGGTGAATCGGCAGATGGAGATCTGATTGATCAGGAAACCATGCAGGCCATCACCGTCGGAAAAGGACCTTCCCGCCATTTTCAATCGCCAGGCACCCGGGCAAAGGCCATTGCCATGCTCAGGGCCGACCTGATCAAAGCCAGAGAATACCGTGAGAAGAAAGCCACTAAAGATCCTTCGAAATATCCGGCGACGGATCTGCGTCTTGAGTCCCTTTCCCGTTTGCTCAGCAGGGAGGACAAGGCCCTGATTTATGCGAACAGTCAGGCTGATATTCAGTCGGCAATCCGGCTTGCACAGGAGTTTAATCTGGATCTGGTGCTGGATGGAGCCGCGGAAGCATGGAAAATGATTCCTGAACTCCGGAAAGCAGGCTGTCCGGTTCTGCTGCAGCCCTCCATGGTTCGCACCATGGGTGATCTAAAGAATTCAACGTTTGAATCGGCCCGGATGCTGGCAGAGGCATCTGTTCCGTTTGCCTTCCAGTCGGGCTATGAAGAATATGTTCCCAAAACCCGTGTGGTTTTGTTTGAGGCCGGGTTATATGCAGCAAACGGATTGGGTCTGGAACGGACCCTGAAGGCCCTGACTCTCGATGCAGCAACCATTCTTGGCATTGGCCACCGGACGGGGAGCCTCGATCCGGGTAAGGATGCCGATGTGGTTGTTCTGACCGGAGATCCGTTCGAATACACCACACGGGTCTGCACCGTTCTGATCAATGGCCGGATCGTCAGCCAGACCTGCTACTAA